From a single Aggregatilinea lenta genomic region:
- a CDS encoding sugar ABC transporter ATP-binding protein: METKKVALEVVNVSKRYGGIDALKSVNLSLYEGEVCALLGENGAGKSTLIKILTGVESRDEGEILLYGSAPHITDPVAARQHGIAAIYQELSLIEHLTVAQNIFLGHEPTKTLGWNDNRRLVQGAAGYLQRFHIDIDPRARVCDLGMGQKRIVEIVKALTINARILFLDEPTTGMSQPEIERLFQIMGELKAHRVTMIYISHYLDEVFKVCDRAAVLRDGQSVGIFQVQDVDKPTLIRAMIGKDLQAATARATRAFPQDAVVLEAVDFQAEGMQQPLSFTIAAGEIVGVTGIIGSGKSELGQGLFGVTRQTGGTLRLNKQTVRFRSPEAARKHGVAFIPEDRKQQGLLLPHSVEANLTLANLDRVSEKAFVVPRRRRRCATDIAERLRIVPLNVRMRARNLSGGNQQKVVIGKWLIGDPTLLIMDEPTRGVDVGAKTEIYSLIESLAQSGKAVLVLSSEFDEVRRLCDRILVLRQGAIVGEMRSDEASGDRLLSLALGG; encoded by the coding sequence TTGGAAACGAAAAAGGTTGCGCTCGAAGTCGTCAACGTCTCGAAACGATATGGCGGGATCGATGCGCTCAAGAGTGTGAACCTGAGCCTCTACGAAGGCGAAGTATGCGCGCTGCTGGGGGAAAACGGGGCCGGAAAATCGACCCTGATCAAGATCCTGACCGGCGTGGAGTCGCGTGACGAGGGCGAGATCCTGCTGTACGGCAGCGCGCCGCACATCACCGATCCAGTCGCGGCGCGGCAGCACGGCATCGCCGCCATTTACCAGGAGCTGAGCCTGATCGAGCACCTGACGGTCGCGCAGAACATCTTCCTGGGTCACGAACCGACCAAAACGCTGGGCTGGAACGACAACCGGCGTCTGGTGCAGGGTGCGGCAGGCTACCTGCAGCGATTCCACATCGACATCGACCCGCGCGCCCGCGTGTGCGACCTGGGCATGGGGCAAAAACGCATCGTCGAGATCGTGAAGGCACTGACCATCAACGCGCGCATCCTCTTTCTGGACGAGCCGACAACCGGCATGAGCCAGCCCGAGATCGAGCGCCTGTTCCAGATTATGGGCGAACTCAAGGCCCACCGGGTGACGATGATCTACATCTCGCACTACCTGGACGAGGTGTTCAAAGTCTGCGATCGGGCGGCAGTGTTGCGCGACGGCCAATCCGTGGGCATCTTCCAGGTGCAGGACGTCGATAAGCCGACGCTGATCCGGGCCATGATCGGCAAGGATCTCCAGGCCGCCACAGCCCGCGCGACCCGCGCCTTCCCACAGGACGCTGTCGTGCTGGAAGCGGTCGATTTCCAGGCGGAAGGCATGCAGCAGCCCCTCAGCTTCACCATCGCGGCGGGGGAGATCGTCGGCGTGACGGGCATCATCGGCTCCGGTAAGTCCGAGCTGGGACAGGGGCTGTTCGGCGTGACCCGGCAAACCGGGGGCACGCTGCGCCTGAACAAGCAGACGGTCCGCTTTCGCAGCCCGGAAGCAGCCCGCAAGCATGGCGTCGCGTTCATCCCCGAAGACCGCAAGCAGCAGGGCCTGCTGCTGCCGCATTCCGTCGAAGCCAACCTGACCCTGGCGAACCTGGATCGCGTGTCGGAGAAGGCATTTGTCGTACCGCGCAGGCGGCGGCGCTGCGCCACCGATATCGCGGAGCGGCTGCGCATCGTGCCGCTCAACGTCAGGATGCGCGCCCGCAATCTGTCGGGCGGCAACCAGCAAAAGGTCGTCATCGGCAAGTGGTTGATCGGGGACCCGACGTTGCTGATCATGGACGAGCCAACCCGCGGCGTGGACGTGGGTGCCAAGACGGAGATCTACAGCCTGATCGAGTCGCTGGCCCAAAGCGGCAAGGCCGTGCTGGTCCTGTCATCTGAATTTGATGAAGTTCGGCGTTTGTGTGATCGCATTTTAGTACTGCGCCAGGGCGCTATCGTAGGCGAGATGCGCTCCGACGAGGCCAGCGGTGACCGGCTGCTTTCGTTGGCGCTAGGAGGCTGA
- a CDS encoding ABC transporter permease, whose amino-acid sequence MLLRSSHTPSLSPNLRRALAGVRKVVAGELGLVVMLFLIVILFSTQSEFFLVERNLLNITRQISVNLIVAIGMTFVILTGEIDLSVGSVAALSGIAAGKTMVETGSITLGILTGLAVGLGVGLVNGVLTVYGKIQSFIVTLAMLGIARGAALYWTDGRPISNLPEKFDFFGAGYVGRIPTSTIIAVVILVLGYIILQRTKYGTYILATGANREAARLSAIPVDRYRIIAFLASGLCSAVGGILIASRLLSAQPVAADGLELNVIAAVILGGASLAGGVGTVFGTLLGAMIIGVIDNGMNLTGVSAFLQQIVKGTIILVAVLAKRDNE is encoded by the coding sequence GTGCTGCTTCGAAGTTCTCATACCCCATCGCTTTCCCCCAACCTCCGGCGCGCGCTGGCCGGGGTCCGCAAGGTCGTCGCCGGTGAACTGGGCCTCGTCGTCATGTTGTTCCTGATCGTGATCCTGTTCTCGACCCAGTCGGAGTTCTTCCTGGTCGAGCGCAACCTGTTGAACATCACCCGGCAGATTTCGGTCAATCTGATCGTGGCGATTGGCATGACCTTCGTCATCCTAACCGGCGAAATCGACCTGTCCGTCGGCTCGGTCGCGGCGCTGTCGGGCATCGCGGCGGGCAAGACGATGGTCGAGACCGGCTCGATCACGCTCGGCATCCTGACCGGGCTGGCCGTGGGGTTGGGCGTGGGCCTGGTCAACGGCGTGCTGACCGTATATGGCAAGATCCAGTCGTTCATCGTCACACTCGCCATGCTGGGCATCGCGCGCGGTGCGGCGTTGTACTGGACCGATGGTCGTCCTATTTCCAATCTACCCGAGAAGTTCGATTTCTTCGGCGCGGGCTACGTGGGGCGCATCCCAACCTCGACGATCATCGCCGTCGTCATCCTGGTGCTGGGCTACATCATCCTCCAGCGCACGAAGTACGGGACGTACATCCTGGCGACGGGCGCCAACCGCGAAGCGGCGCGGCTCTCCGCCATCCCCGTTGACCGCTACCGCATCATCGCGTTCCTCGCGTCGGGACTGTGCAGCGCGGTCGGCGGCATCCTGATCGCCTCGCGGCTGCTTTCCGCACAGCCGGTCGCCGCCGATGGTCTGGAGCTTAACGTCATCGCCGCGGTGATTTTGGGCGGCGCGTCGCTGGCCGGGGGTGTCGGGACCGTCTTCGGCACGCTCCTGGGCGCGATGATCATCGGCGTCATCGACAACGGCATGAACCTGACGGGCGTGTCGGCGTTTCTGCAGCAGATCGTCAAGGGCACGATCATCCTGGTCGCGGTCCTTGCCAAGCGCGACAACGAGTGA
- a CDS encoding substrate-binding domain-containing protein, giving the protein MKKTLLVLVLVLALSVPSGLVLAAPQAQADTPTIGFAVSTLANPFFVTMKDAGEAKAAELGMEMITLDAQDNNERQASQIEDLISRGVDVLIVNPVDSDAVATSIEAANEAGMPVITVTRPSNGGEVVQHLDIDNAYAGQLVAEQLVKDLGGEGRVAILEGIPGAPSAQQRQEGFLAVLEEYPDIEVVSSLTANYSREEGARVMDDVLQANPALDAVYGHNDEMALGAVRSIKAADRMSEIKVYGIDAVDDALQAIKDGEMMATVKQQPDVEMETAVESAAQIIAGEEVEPLVIIPLVLVTAETLAAEEAPVQVSGTIGFAVSTLANPFFVTMKDAGEAKAAELGMEMITLDAQDNNERQASQIEDLISRGVDVLIVNPVDSDAVATSIEAANEAGIPVITVTRPSNGGEVVQHLDIDNAYAGQLVAEQLVKDLGGEGRVAILEGIPGAPSAQQRQEGFLAVLEEYPDIEVVSSLTANYSREEGARVMDDVLQANPALDAVYGHNDEMALGAVRSIKAADRMSEIKVYGIDAVDDALQAIKDGEMMATVKQQPDVEMETAVESAAQIIQSEEVEPLVIIPLVLVTAETLSE; this is encoded by the coding sequence ATGAAAAAGACACTTCTGGTTCTTGTACTGGTTCTGGCCCTGTCCGTTCCGAGCGGGCTGGTATTGGCTGCGCCCCAGGCTCAGGCAGACACCCCGACCATCGGCTTCGCAGTCTCGACACTGGCGAACCCATTCTTCGTGACGATGAAGGACGCGGGCGAGGCGAAGGCTGCCGAGCTGGGCATGGAAATGATCACGCTCGACGCGCAGGACAACAACGAGCGTCAGGCATCGCAAATCGAAGACCTGATCAGCCGCGGCGTGGACGTGCTGATCGTCAACCCGGTGGACTCGGACGCTGTGGCGACCTCGATCGAAGCGGCGAACGAAGCGGGCATGCCCGTCATCACCGTCACCCGTCCGTCGAACGGCGGCGAGGTCGTGCAGCACCTGGATATCGACAACGCCTACGCCGGGCAGTTGGTGGCCGAGCAGTTGGTGAAGGACCTGGGCGGAGAGGGTCGCGTGGCGATCTTGGAAGGCATCCCCGGTGCCCCTTCCGCCCAGCAACGCCAGGAAGGCTTCCTCGCGGTTCTGGAAGAATACCCAGACATCGAGGTTGTGTCGAGCCTGACCGCCAACTACTCCCGTGAGGAAGGCGCGCGCGTGATGGACGACGTGCTGCAGGCCAACCCCGCGCTCGACGCCGTCTACGGCCACAACGACGAGATGGCCCTGGGCGCCGTGCGCTCGATCAAAGCCGCCGACCGCATGAGCGAAATCAAGGTCTACGGCATCGACGCCGTCGACGACGCCTTACAGGCCATCAAGGATGGCGAGATGATGGCCACCGTCAAGCAGCAGCCCGACGTCGAAATGGAAACCGCCGTCGAGTCTGCCGCCCAGATCATCGCAGGTGAAGAGGTCGAGCCGCTCGTGATCATCCCCCTCGTCCTCGTGACCGCTGAGACGCTGGCGGCGGAAGAAGCGCCGGTGCAGGTTTCCGGCACGATCGGCTTCGCAGTCTCGACACTGGCGAACCCATTCTTCGTGACGATGAAGGACGCCGGTGAAGCGAAGGCTGCCGAGCTGGGCATGGAAATGATCACGCTCGACGCGCAGGACAACAACGAGCGTCAGGCGTCGCAAATCGAAGACCTGATCAGCCGCGGCGTGGACGTGCTGATCGTCAACCCAGTGGACTCGGACGCTGTGGCGACCTCGATCGAAGCGGCGAACGAAGCGGGCATCCCCGTCATCACTGTCACCCGTCCGTCGAACGGCGGCGAGGTCGTGCAGCACCTGGATATCGACAACGCCTATGCCGGGCAGTTGGTGGCCGAGCAGTTGGTGAAGGACCTGGGCGGAGAGGGTCGCGTGGCGATCTTGGAAGGCATCCCCGGTGCCCCTTCCGCCCAGCAGCGCCAGGAAGGCTTCCTCGCGGTTCTGGAAGAATACCCAGACATCGAGGTTGTGTCGAGCCTGACCGCCAACTACTCCCGTGAGGAAGGCGCGCGCGTGATGGACGACGTGCTGCAGGCCAACCCCGCGCTCGACGCCGTCTACGGCCACAACGACGAGATGGCCCTGGGCGCCGTGCGCTCGATCAAAGCCGCCGACCGCATGAGTGAGATCAAGGTCTACGGCATCGACGCCGTCGACGACGCCTTACAGGCCATCAAGGATGGCGAGATGATGGCCACCGTCAAGCAGCAGCCCGACGTCGAAATGGAAACCGCCGTCGAGTCTGCCGCCCAGATCATCCAGAGCGAAGAAGTCGAGCCGCTCGTGATCATCCCCCTCGTCCTCGTGACCGCTGAGACGCTGAGCGAGTAA
- a CDS encoding nucleoside-triphosphatase translates to MRHAIAVLTGDVGSGKTTTCGQIVERAQANGLDCAGIVCPGRFERGEKVGIDLLDVRTGERRLLAEVDGQPAVLRTPRYRFHVETVAWGMACLDAARSCDVLIVDELGPLELERGQGWVNALEVLRVGQFDLAVVVVRPRLVTTFRAAMGSIPFHVFALPWSRQGNDLLTDLFALLV, encoded by the coding sequence ATGCGGCACGCAATTGCGGTGTTGACCGGCGACGTGGGCAGTGGCAAAACGACGACTTGCGGCCAGATCGTTGAGCGCGCGCAGGCGAACGGACTTGACTGCGCGGGGATCGTCTGCCCTGGGCGCTTCGAGCGGGGAGAGAAGGTCGGCATCGACCTGCTCGACGTGCGGACGGGGGAACGCCGGTTGCTGGCCGAGGTTGATGGCCAGCCTGCTGTGCTGCGAACGCCCAGGTACCGGTTTCATGTGGAGACGGTTGCCTGGGGCATGGCATGCCTGGACGCGGCCCGCTCGTGCGACGTGCTGATCGTGGACGAGCTTGGCCCACTGGAGCTGGAACGCGGCCAGGGCTGGGTGAATGCGCTGGAGGTGCTGCGGGTGGGGCAGTTTGACCTGGCAGTAGTGGTGGTCCGCCCGCGCCTGGTGACGACGTTCAGGGCAGCGATGGGAAGTATACCCTTCCACGTGTTTGCGCTGCCGTGGAGTAGGCAGGGCAATGACCTCCTAACCGACTTGTTTGCCCTCCTGGTTTAG
- a CDS encoding class I SAM-dependent methyltransferase, whose product MESLTNWSTLWTDLVETRARGRQLAEGRDPQADLWADRAREFDTHVKRRWRDPDSSRTFIRAQLTPDATVLDIGAGTGAWTALFAGQTAHVTALDPSPAMLSILRENVMGQGITNVSVIQGAWPEVDVAPHDFSLCAHAMYGVPDFVTFVRRMVAVTTRMCFLILRAPNLNSILATAARRIWGQPYDSPNFTIAYNILLEMGIYPNVLIETPNLRDLRFSPSLNSALSDVKRHFSLANSTEHDDFLMDLLCQRLTVSDGGYVWPRDEQAALVYWSVNGNG is encoded by the coding sequence ATGGAGTCCCTGACAAATTGGAGCACCCTGTGGACCGATCTGGTCGAGACGCGGGCGCGCGGACGGCAACTGGCTGAAGGACGTGATCCGCAGGCGGATCTATGGGCGGATCGGGCACGGGAATTTGACACGCACGTCAAGCGGCGCTGGCGCGATCCGGATTCCAGCCGGACGTTCATCCGCGCGCAGTTGACGCCAGACGCCACCGTGCTGGACATCGGCGCGGGCACGGGGGCGTGGACGGCGCTGTTCGCGGGGCAGACCGCGCACGTCACGGCCCTCGATCCGTCCCCTGCGATGCTGTCGATTCTGCGGGAGAATGTGATGGGGCAGGGCATCACCAATGTCAGCGTTATCCAGGGCGCCTGGCCAGAGGTGGACGTTGCGCCGCACGATTTTTCGTTGTGCGCGCACGCAATGTATGGCGTGCCCGATTTTGTGACCTTCGTCCGCCGGATGGTCGCCGTCACAACCCGGATGTGCTTTTTGATCTTGCGGGCGCCGAACCTTAACAGCATCCTGGCGACGGCGGCCCGGCGTATCTGGGGCCAGCCGTACGACAGCCCCAACTTCACGATTGCGTACAACATCCTGCTGGAAATGGGCATTTATCCCAATGTGTTGATCGAAACGCCTAATCTGCGCGATCTCCGGTTCAGCCCCTCACTGAACAGCGCGCTGAGCGACGTAAAACGACATTTTTCTCTGGCCAACTCCACCGAGCACGACGACTTCTTGATGGATTTGCTGTGCCAGCGGCTGACGGTTTCGGACGGTGGGTACGTCTGGCCGCGCGACGAGCAAGCCGCCCTGGTGTACTGGTCCGTCAATGGGAATGGCTGA
- a CDS encoding ABC transporter ATP-binding protein — protein sequence MEVNLLRADAINYHYTSDRQILQDVSLTVQTRSVTFLLGHNGCGKTTLLELLSGVRAMQQGEVFYRDENLHRLAASVRAQRVGLVPQIHAPMFAYTVRDVVMMGRTPYLGFLGTPGRTDAEIVDAAIVRVGLEAFRDRAYTELSGGERQLTLIARGLAQQTSVLLLDEPTAHLDPGNQHTVLETIVELARQDVAFVISSHNPNSALLYADQVAVMKAGRILTRGTPQAVLTEDVLATAYDMAMDVIAEGGVTRAILPRRTARHDAQLAASGVGKNGQRAG from the coding sequence ATGGAAGTGAATCTGTTACGCGCTGATGCGATCAACTATCACTACACCTCCGACCGCCAGATCCTGCAGGACGTGAGCCTGACCGTCCAGACTCGGTCGGTGACGTTCCTGCTGGGGCACAACGGCTGCGGCAAAACGACGCTGCTCGAGTTGCTCAGCGGCGTGCGCGCCATGCAGCAGGGCGAGGTGTTTTACCGTGACGAAAACCTGCACCGGCTGGCGGCCAGCGTCCGGGCGCAGCGTGTGGGGCTGGTCCCGCAGATCCATGCGCCAATGTTCGCCTACACCGTGCGCGATGTCGTGATGATGGGTCGCACGCCGTACCTGGGCTTCCTGGGCACGCCGGGCCGCACCGATGCCGAGATCGTGGACGCCGCGATTGTGCGCGTCGGGCTTGAGGCGTTCCGCGATCGCGCCTATACCGAATTAAGCGGCGGCGAGCGGCAGCTGACGCTGATCGCGCGCGGGCTGGCGCAGCAGACGAGCGTGCTGCTGCTGGACGAGCCGACCGCGCACCTGGACCCCGGCAACCAGCATACCGTGCTGGAAACGATCGTCGAGCTGGCCCGGCAGGATGTGGCGTTTGTGATCTCGTCGCACAACCCCAACAGTGCGCTGCTGTACGCGGATCAGGTCGCCGTCATGAAGGCGGGACGGATCCTGACGCGGGGCACGCCGCAGGCCGTGCTGACCGAGGACGTCCTGGCGACGGCCTACGATATGGCGATGGACGTGATCGCCGAGGGCGGCGTTACGCGTGCGATTCTGCCGCGCCGGACGGCCCGGCACGACGCGCAGCTTGCCGCCAGCGGAGTCGGCAAGAACGGGCAGCGGGCCGGGTAA
- a CDS encoding FecCD family ABC transporter permease codes for MERRQAVLYLLLLVLPLPLAVYTIGLGRYEIAAGDVVRALADWVTVGHNASDMPDLAYDIVVRVRLPRIAAAMLIGGNLAVTGAAFQGIFRNPLVDSNILGVTSGAGFGAALVLLLNGSTLEVQASAFFFGMLAVLAAYVVSRLYHTAPLLMLTLVGIVIGSFFASLTSLLKYVADPLDTLPAITYWLMGGLTSVTRRDIPALALISLTGMAALWLVRWRLNVLSMGDSEALALGLNPTRLKVIIILFSTMMTAVAVSVGGVIGWVGLVVPHAARTLVGPSHLRLIPATIAMGMIFLLLIDTLSRTMLPGEVPLGVFTGIVGAPLLLLILRVNKTGWK; via the coding sequence GTGGAACGCCGCCAGGCAGTTCTCTATCTGCTGCTGCTGGTTTTACCGCTGCCGCTGGCCGTGTACACGATCGGACTGGGGCGGTACGAGATCGCGGCGGGCGACGTGGTGCGTGCGCTGGCGGATTGGGTGACCGTGGGCCACAACGCCAGCGACATGCCCGATCTTGCCTACGACATCGTGGTACGCGTGCGCCTGCCGCGCATCGCCGCCGCGATGCTCATCGGTGGCAATCTCGCTGTGACCGGGGCAGCCTTCCAGGGGATTTTTCGGAATCCCCTGGTCGATTCCAACATTCTGGGCGTGACGTCCGGCGCGGGCTTCGGCGCGGCGCTGGTGCTACTGCTGAACGGTTCCACGCTGGAAGTGCAGGCGTCCGCGTTTTTCTTCGGGATGCTGGCCGTGCTGGCCGCCTACGTCGTGAGCCGCCTGTACCACACCGCGCCACTGCTGATGCTGACGCTGGTGGGCATCGTGATCGGTTCGTTTTTCGCCTCGCTGACGTCCCTGCTGAAGTACGTCGCCGATCCGCTCGACACGCTGCCCGCCATCACGTACTGGCTGATGGGCGGCCTGACGTCCGTCACGCGGCGCGACATCCCCGCGCTGGCGCTGATCTCCCTGACGGGCATGGCCGCGTTGTGGCTGGTGCGCTGGCGGCTGAACGTGCTGTCGATGGGGGATAGTGAGGCGCTGGCGCTGGGACTGAATCCCACGCGGCTCAAGGTGATCATCATCCTGTTCAGCACGATGATGACTGCGGTCGCGGTGTCGGTGGGGGGCGTGATCGGTTGGGTAGGGTTGGTCGTGCCGCATGCGGCGCGCACGCTGGTCGGGCCGAGCCACCTGCGCCTGATCCCGGCGACGATTGCGATGGGCATGATCTTCCTGCTGCTGATCGACACCCTGTCGCGCACGATGCTGCCGGGTGAGGTGCCGTTGGGCGTTTTCACCGGGATCGTCGGGGCGCCGCTGCTGCTGCTCATTCTGCGGGTGAACAAAACCGGATGGAAGTGA
- a CDS encoding ABC transporter substrate-binding protein: MLKRLSLLLAMIALLVGGVAPALAQSGDGLTVLAPTAVQPVVEAWAAAFGAAHADIVVNVEFVESSEEILDRAAEANVILTGDPAAGPQLEFECGFISDVYVPLPDIGAWAIASNSCGGSVDPVDVAALDFAAFTVSADGQQVAIDQGLLPDSVEIVDQAGMTVTIPQPVRRIASPYSMATFYVYSVGVGDRLVVAGYLGTNTDAAKDAMRAIDPNFDALLTAVSTLSQKEANIEELAALEPDLLLASARTDWLDAAGELGLSIIRFDGESPEKLKEAMSLLGAVLGPDAAYRAEQFNAYYDETLAKIVAQTEGIENRVRVYFSGTDALRAASADMVQTMMIEAAGAVSVSSDLVGYWNDVNLEQVAVWNPDVIFYPPYGGASAEAFDAPEWANIKAVQDGKVYGVPKLVAPWDTPVPDSILGIIWMAETLYPDQVDLDCPVEVTNFYSRFYGYSVTDSDLQNMCP; encoded by the coding sequence ATGTTGAAGCGTCTATCACTTTTACTGGCGATGATCGCGCTGCTGGTGGGCGGCGTCGCCCCGGCACTGGCCCAGTCCGGGGACGGCCTGACCGTCCTGGCGCCGACTGCCGTACAGCCGGTCGTCGAGGCGTGGGCGGCGGCGTTTGGCGCGGCCCATGCGGATATCGTCGTGAACGTTGAGTTTGTGGAATCGTCCGAAGAAATTCTTGACCGCGCCGCTGAGGCGAACGTCATCCTCACCGGCGATCCCGCCGCTGGGCCGCAGCTGGAATTTGAATGCGGGTTCATCAGCGACGTATACGTGCCGCTGCCGGATATTGGCGCGTGGGCGATCGCGTCCAATTCGTGCGGTGGCTCGGTCGATCCGGTCGATGTGGCGGCGCTGGACTTCGCGGCCTTCACTGTCTCGGCAGATGGCCAGCAGGTCGCCATTGACCAGGGCTTGCTGCCGGACTCGGTCGAGATCGTGGATCAGGCGGGCATGACGGTCACCATCCCGCAGCCGGTACGCCGCATTGCGTCGCCGTACAGCATGGCGACCTTCTATGTGTACAGCGTGGGCGTGGGCGACCGGCTGGTGGTTGCGGGCTACCTGGGTACGAATACCGATGCCGCGAAGGATGCCATGCGCGCCATCGATCCGAACTTCGACGCGCTTTTGACCGCCGTTTCGACCCTGAGCCAGAAGGAAGCCAACATCGAAGAGCTGGCTGCGCTGGAGCCGGATCTGCTGCTGGCGAGCGCGCGTACGGACTGGCTGGATGCCGCCGGCGAGCTGGGGCTGTCGATCATTCGCTTCGACGGCGAATCGCCGGAAAAACTGAAGGAAGCCATGAGCCTGCTGGGCGCGGTGCTCGGCCCTGACGCGGCCTACCGCGCCGAACAGTTCAACGCCTACTACGATGAAACACTGGCGAAGATCGTGGCGCAGACCGAAGGCATCGAAAACCGGGTGCGTGTGTACTTCTCTGGCACTGACGCGCTGCGTGCGGCCAGCGCCGACATGGTCCAGACCATGATGATCGAGGCGGCGGGTGCGGTGTCCGTGTCGAGCGATCTGGTGGGCTACTGGAACGACGTGAACCTGGAACAGGTCGCGGTGTGGAATCCTGACGTGATCTTCTACCCGCCGTACGGTGGCGCGAGCGCGGAAGCCTTCGACGCGCCGGAATGGGCGAACATCAAGGCCGTGCAGGACGGCAAGGTCTACGGCGTGCCGAAGCTCGTCGCGCCGTGGGATACGCCCGTGCCGGACTCGATCCTGGGTATCATCTGGATGGCCGAAACGCTCTATCCCGATCAGGTTGATCTCGACTGCCCGGTGGAAGTGACCAACTTCTACAGCCGCTTCTACGGCTATAGCGTGACGGATTCTGACCTGCAGAACATGTGCCCGTGA
- a CDS encoding alpha-L-fucosidase, producing MASQSQQPMKFEPTWESLRQYQVPDWYQNGKFGIFIHWGVYSVPAFGNEWYPRNMYLEGSPEFEHHVTTYGPQSRFGYKDFIPQLTGEKFDAEQWVRLFEEAGARFVVPVAEHHDGFAMYDCSFSDWTAVKMGPKRDIVGELAAAARKHGLTFGVSSHRAEHWWFFDGGRRFESDVQDPAYEDFYGPAQPAASVSFSDAAWASRDWQPRPHAKFLEDWLARTCELVDKYQPQFVWFDWWIEQHIFEPYLQRFAAYYYNCAANWGGGVINYKLNAFPKGTAVYDIERGQLKGIHPAFWQNDTAVAKTSWGYIHDQVYKDPGDIIADLVDVVSKNGALLLNIGPKPDGTVPDQDAQILRTIGRWLAINGEAIYNTRPWRIYGEGPTEVGEGSFTDTNRSVFTGEDFRFTTNDNVLYAIALVWPGAEAVIRSLDTGTGEIAEISLLGAGWLEWSQDNVGLHIKMPAQKPCDHAFCFKIRFS from the coding sequence ATGGCATCGCAAAGCCAGCAGCCAATGAAATTTGAGCCGACCTGGGAATCGCTGCGGCAGTATCAGGTTCCCGACTGGTATCAAAACGGCAAATTTGGGATTTTCATTCACTGGGGAGTCTATTCGGTCCCGGCCTTTGGGAATGAATGGTATCCACGCAATATGTATCTTGAAGGAAGCCCCGAGTTCGAGCACCATGTCACGACCTATGGCCCACAATCCAGGTTTGGCTACAAAGATTTTATTCCCCAACTGACCGGGGAGAAATTCGATGCCGAGCAGTGGGTGCGGTTATTTGAAGAGGCTGGAGCGCGTTTTGTCGTACCGGTAGCCGAACATCATGACGGTTTTGCCATGTACGACTGCTCCTTCTCCGACTGGACAGCCGTCAAGATGGGGCCAAAGCGCGATATTGTTGGCGAGCTGGCTGCTGCCGCTCGCAAACATGGCCTGACCTTTGGAGTCTCCAGCCATCGCGCTGAGCATTGGTGGTTCTTTGACGGCGGACGCCGGTTTGAGTCCGATGTACAGGATCCGGCGTATGAAGATTTTTATGGTCCGGCTCAACCAGCCGCATCTGTATCCTTTTCGGATGCGGCATGGGCTAGCCGTGATTGGCAGCCGCGTCCACATGCTAAATTCCTTGAGGACTGGTTAGCGCGTACCTGTGAGCTGGTCGATAAGTATCAGCCCCAGTTCGTGTGGTTTGACTGGTGGATTGAGCAGCACATTTTTGAACCTTACTTGCAGCGTTTCGCGGCTTACTATTATAACTGCGCGGCGAATTGGGGCGGAGGAGTGATCAACTATAAGCTCAACGCGTTTCCCAAAGGAACAGCCGTTTACGATATCGAGCGCGGGCAGCTTAAGGGTATTCATCCGGCGTTCTGGCAGAATGACACCGCGGTCGCCAAAACGTCCTGGGGATATATACACGATCAGGTGTACAAAGACCCTGGCGACATCATCGCTGATCTCGTGGACGTGGTGAGCAAAAATGGGGCGCTGCTGCTGAATATTGGCCCCAAACCGGACGGTACTGTTCCCGATCAGGATGCACAAATTCTCCGGACAATCGGGCGTTGGCTGGCAATTAACGGTGAAGCAATCTATAACACCCGCCCGTGGAGGATATATGGCGAAGGCCCAACCGAGGTGGGTGAAGGGTCATTCACCGATACCAACCGGTCTGTTTTTACAGGTGAAGACTTTCGCTTTACAACGAATGACAATGTCCTGTATGCAATCGCGCTGGTCTGGCCGGGTGCCGAGGCGGTGATTAGAAGCTTAGACACGGGTACGGGTGAGATCGCTGAGATCAGCTTGCTGGGCGCTGGGTGGCTGGAATGGAGCCAGGATAACGTTGGCCTGCATATCAAGATGCCCGCTCAGAAACCGTGCGACCATGCCTTCTGCTTCAAAATCCGGTTTTCGTAA